In Stieleria varia, one genomic interval encodes:
- the fliP gene encoding flagellar type III secretion system pore protein FliP (The bacterial flagellar biogenesis protein FliP forms a type III secretion system (T3SS)-type pore required for flagellar assembly.) → MNSTIFRWLCAAGLVILLGLTGVSDAHAESKGGVDSNTDLVSRLIPRSSVSVAPVDHSAQSPSADATEPAASWPGTDRLTSPQGLGGSLQVMLLISVLSLAPAILLMTTCYVRIIIVLSLLRQAIGLQSLPPTQVLTSVALFMTLLVMTPVWTRVYDDAIAPYSDPETEMTLAQAYEKGSVPIRQFMSQQIDSAENHDDVRLFYQYAEPDSPMPSSFADVPIRVLLPAYILSELKIAFLMGFKIYLPFLIVDLVVASVTMSMGMMMLPPHVIALPLKLLLFVLVDGWRLVVQMLMNSFMVAG, encoded by the coding sequence TTGAACTCGACCATTTTCCGATGGCTCTGCGCCGCCGGGCTGGTGATCTTGCTCGGGCTGACCGGAGTATCCGACGCCCATGCCGAATCGAAGGGGGGCGTTGATTCAAACACCGACTTGGTCAGCCGCTTGATCCCTCGATCATCGGTTTCCGTTGCTCCAGTCGATCACTCAGCCCAATCCCCCAGCGCAGATGCAACCGAGCCCGCGGCGTCCTGGCCGGGCACCGATCGGCTGACCAGCCCACAAGGATTGGGAGGCAGCTTGCAAGTCATGCTGTTGATCTCGGTGCTGAGTTTGGCTCCGGCGATCCTACTGATGACGACGTGCTACGTAAGAATCATCATCGTCCTCAGCTTGCTCCGACAAGCCATCGGACTGCAATCGTTGCCGCCCACTCAAGTCCTGACCAGTGTCGCATTGTTCATGACGCTACTGGTGATGACCCCCGTCTGGACCCGCGTATACGACGACGCAATCGCTCCCTATTCGGATCCTGAAACGGAGATGACGCTCGCGCAAGCCTACGAGAAGGGTAGCGTTCCGATTCGCCAATTCATGTCACAGCAAATCGACTCCGCTGAGAACCATGACGATGTCAGATTGTTCTATCAATACGCGGAACCGGACAGCCCCATGCCCAGCTCTTTCGCGGATGTGCCGATCCGTGTGCTGTTGCCAGCCTACATCCTGAGCGAATTGAAGATCGCTTTTTTGATGGGATTCAAAATCTACCTGCCTTTCCTGATCGTCGATCTGGTCGTCGCCAGCGTCACGATGTCGATGGGCATGATGATGTTGCCGCCGCACGTGATCGCATTGCCGCTGAAATTGTTGCTATTTGTATTGGTCGATGGATGGCGTTTGGTGGTTCAGATGCTGATGAACAGTTTCATGGTGGCGGGATAG
- a CDS encoding sulfatase: MTGTFPKLTDARLRTAAFFAIAITLSADFALHAESARQPNIVFFLVDDLGYRDIGANNAETFYETPNVDRLAASGTNFTNGYAANPVCSPTRYSILTGRYPTRAGTTNFFSGTRGGRFKPAPLNDRMPLQDVTLAEALKEHGYHTFFAGKWHLGPDESFWPEHQGFDVNRGGFSRGGPYGGKRYFSPYGNPRLTDGPDGEHLPIRLARETSDFIRQHRGEPFFAYLAFYSVHTPLMGPKELVDKYTEKAKRLGLTEQEAFAPEEQVWPDAKQERKVRTLQAHATYAAMVESMDTAVGNVLSTIKELNLENDTIVCFTSDNGGLSTSEGSPTSNLPLRGGKGWVYEGGIREAYIIRAPMIKDQVATCDTPVISTDFYPTLLDLAGLPPRAEAVDGVSLKPLLDGQPSIDRDALFWHYPHYSNQGGFPGGAVRMGDWKLVERYEDGHVHLYNLREDIGERNDVADRHPDRVKQMRNRLHAWYQDVDAKFLMPHKDGKTPWRP; this comes from the coding sequence ATGACTGGAACGTTCCCAAAACTCACCGATGCTCGTTTACGGACGGCCGCTTTCTTCGCCATTGCAATCACTCTCTCCGCCGATTTCGCATTGCACGCGGAGTCCGCTCGTCAGCCCAACATCGTTTTCTTCCTCGTCGATGATCTGGGATATCGAGACATCGGGGCAAACAACGCGGAGACCTTTTATGAAACACCCAATGTCGATCGCTTGGCAGCCAGCGGCACGAACTTCACCAACGGCTACGCCGCCAATCCGGTCTGTTCGCCCACTCGCTACAGCATTCTGACTGGACGTTACCCGACACGCGCCGGTACCACGAACTTCTTTTCCGGAACACGCGGCGGACGATTCAAACCGGCTCCTTTGAACGACCGCATGCCGCTGCAGGACGTGACATTGGCCGAAGCACTCAAGGAACACGGTTACCACACGTTCTTTGCCGGCAAATGGCACCTGGGTCCGGACGAATCTTTTTGGCCCGAGCATCAAGGATTCGATGTCAACCGTGGCGGGTTCAGCCGCGGCGGTCCCTACGGAGGCAAACGCTACTTTTCGCCCTACGGTAACCCACGTCTGACGGACGGCCCCGATGGCGAACACTTGCCGATTCGCTTGGCGAGAGAAACGTCGGACTTCATCCGACAGCATCGCGGCGAACCGTTCTTTGCCTACCTCGCGTTCTACAGCGTACACACACCGTTGATGGGACCAAAGGAGTTGGTGGACAAGTACACCGAGAAAGCCAAACGACTGGGACTGACTGAACAAGAAGCGTTCGCACCCGAGGAACAAGTCTGGCCAGATGCCAAACAAGAACGCAAGGTACGTACGCTGCAAGCTCACGCGACTTATGCGGCCATGGTCGAGTCGATGGACACGGCGGTCGGCAATGTGCTGTCAACGATTAAGGAGCTGAACCTGGAAAACGACACCATCGTTTGTTTCACCAGCGACAACGGAGGCCTGTCGACATCCGAAGGCTCACCGACGAGCAATCTACCGCTGCGAGGCGGCAAGGGCTGGGTGTACGAGGGCGGAATCCGTGAAGCCTACATCATTCGTGCTCCCATGATCAAAGATCAAGTCGCGACTTGTGACACCCCCGTGATCAGCACCGACTTTTACCCGACGCTATTGGATCTCGCTGGCCTGCCGCCACGCGCAGAAGCCGTTGACGGCGTCTCGCTGAAACCCTTGCTCGACGGACAACCCTCTATCGACCGCGACGCACTCTTTTGGCACTACCCGCACTACAGCAACCAAGGCGGATTCCCCGGCGGCGCCGTTCGCATGGGCGACTGGAAACTGGTCGAACGATACGAGGACGGACACGTCCACCTGTACAACTTGCGCGAAGACATCGGAGAGCGAAACGACGTGGCCGACCGTCATCCAGACCGCGTCAAGCAAATGCGAAACCGCCTACACGCTTGGTACCAAGACGTGGACGCCAAATTCTTGATGCCGCATAAGGACGGGAAAACTCCTTGGCGACCATGA
- a CDS encoding EscU/YscU/HrcU family type III secretion system export apparatus switch protein yields MSDNDAPKIHPPTPRKRKRARDEGRVARSGELVTALLLLSASGVLSLWGQDVLTNMMQMIREGLASPTNLTLNSVDAIGLLTRSAMAFAILLAPILLVYMAVSIAAQVLQTGLLWTPGRLAASGNHLNPANNAQKLFSMKQWTATGLVMIKLAILSAAVVWIARNEGRAVLYLGQYQPIAMIGEVFRCLNQACFRLALAMIVLGGLEYGVRWWQLEQSLRMTDQELKDELRDDEPKRPRRRVSSTRAVTPAEL; encoded by the coding sequence ATGTCCGATAATGATGCACCCAAGATACATCCACCGACACCGCGAAAACGAAAGCGAGCGCGCGACGAAGGACGTGTCGCGCGCAGTGGTGAACTGGTCACCGCCCTGCTGTTGCTGTCAGCCTCAGGCGTTCTCTCGCTATGGGGGCAAGACGTTCTGACAAACATGATGCAGATGATCCGCGAGGGTTTGGCATCACCAACCAACCTGACGCTGAACTCAGTCGATGCCATTGGATTGCTGACACGATCGGCCATGGCGTTTGCCATCCTGCTGGCGCCCATCTTGTTGGTTTACATGGCTGTCAGCATCGCTGCTCAAGTGCTACAGACCGGGCTGCTGTGGACACCAGGTAGACTTGCTGCGTCGGGCAACCATCTCAATCCCGCCAACAACGCTCAAAAACTCTTTTCAATGAAGCAATGGACGGCAACTGGCTTGGTGATGATCAAGCTGGCAATTTTGTCGGCAGCCGTGGTCTGGATTGCTCGCAATGAAGGTCGCGCGGTCCTCTATCTGGGTCAGTATCAGCCGATCGCCATGATTGGGGAGGTCTTTCGCTGCCTGAACCAAGCCTGTTTTCGTCTTGCATTGGCCATGATCGTCCTGGGCGGGCTGGAATACGGTGTCCGATGGTGGCAGTTGGAACAAAGCCTTCGCATGACGGACCAGGAACTCAAGGACGAACTGCGCGACGATGAGCCCAAGCGACCGCGACGACGCGTTTCCAGCACTCGGGCCGTTACCCCAGCAGAACTCTGA
- a CDS encoding L-rhamnose isomerase, protein MTKVEQIEKAFALAKERYASIGVDVDRAIQSLRQVAISVHCWQGDDVAGFEATDVALGSGLAVTGNYPGRARNADELRSDLQLAYSLIPGRHRLNLHALYGEFSGQVDRDEIDVTHFQGWIDWARSEEVKLDFNPSYFSHEKADDGFTLSHSDSGVRQFWIDHGIACRKIAAAMGGAQGTPCVNNFWVPDGYKDSPACRKAPRERLAASLDEIFDEVIDTDKLLDAVECKLFGIGSESYVVGSHEFYLGYAISRNKTLCLDAGHFHPTEVISDKISSVLMYVPELLLHVSRGVRWDSDHVVTFSDELQAIMQEIVRGQYLDRVHIGLDFFDASINRVAAWVIGTRNALKALLAALLEPTETLQRAEREGDYTTRLALMEEQKMMPLGAVWDQFCLMSDVPVGADWLQNVRQYESDVLSQRNDQSAVV, encoded by the coding sequence ATGACGAAAGTGGAGCAAATCGAAAAGGCCTTTGCTCTTGCCAAGGAACGTTATGCGTCGATCGGCGTGGACGTTGATCGGGCGATCCAAAGTCTGCGTCAAGTCGCGATCTCGGTCCATTGTTGGCAGGGCGATGACGTGGCCGGGTTCGAAGCCACCGATGTCGCGCTCGGCAGCGGGTTGGCTGTGACAGGAAACTATCCCGGTCGCGCCAGAAACGCGGATGAGTTGCGGAGCGATCTCCAGTTGGCGTACTCGCTAATCCCAGGTCGTCATCGTTTGAATCTGCACGCCCTGTACGGTGAGTTCTCTGGTCAAGTCGATCGCGATGAAATCGATGTCACTCATTTTCAAGGTTGGATTGATTGGGCTCGTAGCGAAGAGGTAAAGCTGGATTTCAATCCGAGTTACTTCTCGCATGAGAAAGCCGACGATGGATTCACGCTTTCCCATTCCGATTCTGGCGTTCGGCAGTTCTGGATCGACCACGGCATCGCTTGTCGAAAAATCGCTGCCGCGATGGGCGGGGCTCAAGGCACTCCCTGCGTGAACAACTTTTGGGTGCCCGATGGCTACAAGGACTCGCCCGCGTGTCGCAAGGCACCTCGGGAGAGACTTGCCGCATCACTGGACGAAATCTTTGACGAGGTGATCGACACGGACAAGTTGCTCGATGCCGTCGAGTGCAAGTTGTTCGGTATCGGATCGGAAAGCTACGTCGTCGGATCACACGAGTTTTATTTGGGCTACGCGATCTCAAGAAACAAGACGTTGTGCCTGGACGCTGGGCATTTTCATCCCACTGAGGTCATCTCGGACAAGATTTCTTCGGTGTTGATGTACGTACCCGAGCTGTTGCTGCATGTCAGCCGTGGTGTCCGCTGGGACAGTGACCACGTCGTGACGTTCAGCGACGAGCTGCAGGCCATCATGCAGGAGATTGTTCGGGGGCAGTATCTGGACCGTGTCCACATCGGACTGGATTTCTTTGACGCCTCGATCAACCGCGTTGCGGCTTGGGTGATCGGAACACGCAACGCGTTGAAGGCGTTGTTGGCGGCGTTGTTGGAGCCGACCGAGACGTTGCAGCGGGCCGAGCGTGAAGGTGACTACACCACTCGCTTGGCACTGATGGAAGAACAAAAGATGATGCCGCTGGGGGCCGTTTGGGATCAGTTTTGTCTGATGTCGGATGTGCCTGTCGGCGCGGATTGGTTGCAGAACGTTCGCCAGTACGAGTCGGATGTGCTGTCCCAACGTAATGACCAGTCGGCGGTGGTTTGA
- a CDS encoding flagellar biosynthetic protein FliR gives MQPLLSLLQLDLSDLLIALLVFSRIGGMVLAMPGITTHVSWRLRIVITLSITAVLVPGLVDTESASVAGLLGESSWTMLIVNMAAAAGRELILGMIIGGVVQLLVSGVQLAGEMIATVSGIPLGGIEGSGEQGTPALSRLIGLLAVAVMMLAGGHRALVSALLDSFSGVAPGDASINQPLIELIIDQLTKGMGAGLRVAAPVCLTLIATQLLVGLISRTMPQINIFAVGLNLNVLAMLVVTALTIGSAGLIFQEELSLATEQLHGLW, from the coding sequence ATGCAACCACTTCTTTCACTCCTGCAACTCGATCTTTCCGATCTACTGATCGCATTGCTCGTGTTCTCACGCATCGGCGGCATGGTGTTGGCGATGCCCGGGATCACAACACACGTTTCCTGGCGACTCCGGATCGTGATCACTTTGTCAATCACCGCGGTACTCGTTCCCGGACTTGTTGACACCGAATCCGCGTCCGTTGCTGGTTTGCTCGGCGAATCGAGCTGGACCATGTTGATCGTCAACATGGCTGCAGCCGCCGGACGAGAATTGATCCTGGGAATGATCATCGGCGGCGTTGTTCAGCTTTTGGTGTCGGGCGTTCAGTTGGCCGGTGAAATGATCGCGACCGTTTCGGGAATTCCATTGGGAGGTATCGAGGGTTCTGGAGAGCAGGGAACGCCGGCGCTTTCGCGTCTGATCGGCCTGCTTGCCGTGGCCGTCATGATGCTTGCCGGTGGGCACCGTGCACTGGTGTCTGCCCTGTTGGATAGTTTTTCGGGTGTTGCGCCGGGCGATGCATCGATCAACCAGCCGTTGATCGAACTGATCATCGATCAATTGACAAAGGGCATGGGCGCGGGCCTCCGAGTTGCCGCGCCGGTTTGCTTGACCCTGATCGCGACGCAATTGCTGGTGGGCTTGATCAGTCGAACCATGCCCCAGATCAACATTTTTGCCGTCGGTTTGAATCTAAATGTACTGGCCATGCTGGTGGTGACCGCGCTGACGATCGGCTCCGCTGGACTGATCTTTCAAGAAGAACTCAGTCTCGCGACCGAGCAACTCCATGGGCTTTGGTGA
- a CDS encoding helix-turn-helix domain-containing protein, with product MQQATVRKLRKEDWFHEDGFPIVVERRDPQEPFGLHSHEFCEIVVITGGKGLHFTTEDTYELSIGDAFVIGGDRPHDYLNMERLSLINILFEPEHLPMEFCDLPQLSGYHALFKLEPAFRKQHQFSSRLQLTPVELAHTTQLIDQLQAELAERGDGFRVMATTLFLQLVAYLSRCYSRARDPGGRSLLAIAAAISHLERNYSQQITLDELVEMSGMSRRNFLRIFESTMGLPPIKYLIRLRIRRACELLQQGELGISEIALRVGFPDSNYFSRQFRAVTGSSPSQYRGAMGNNGR from the coding sequence ATGCAACAAGCCACCGTGCGAAAACTGCGTAAAGAAGACTGGTTTCACGAAGACGGTTTTCCGATTGTCGTGGAACGTCGTGACCCCCAAGAACCGTTCGGCCTGCACAGCCACGAGTTCTGTGAAATCGTCGTGATCACCGGCGGCAAAGGCCTGCACTTCACCACCGAAGACACGTACGAACTGTCCATCGGCGACGCTTTCGTCATCGGAGGTGATCGCCCACACGACTACTTGAACATGGAACGATTGAGCTTGATCAACATCCTGTTCGAGCCGGAACACTTGCCGATGGAGTTCTGCGACCTGCCGCAGTTGTCGGGCTATCACGCACTGTTCAAACTCGAGCCCGCTTTCCGAAAACAGCATCAGTTCAGTAGCCGACTGCAACTCACGCCAGTGGAGTTGGCACACACCACGCAGTTGATCGATCAACTGCAAGCCGAGTTGGCCGAACGCGGTGACGGCTTTCGTGTCATGGCCACGACCTTGTTCCTGCAACTGGTCGCCTACCTGTCCCGCTGTTACAGCCGAGCACGTGACCCCGGCGGCCGATCCCTGTTGGCCATTGCCGCCGCGATCTCACACCTGGAACGCAACTACTCTCAGCAAATCACGCTGGACGAATTGGTGGAGATGTCGGGGATGTCCCGCCGCAATTTTCTGCGGATCTTTGAATCGACGATGGGGCTGCCACCGATCAAATACCTCATTCGCCTGAGGATTCGTCGCGCCTGCGAACTGCTGCAACAAGGCGAATTGGGGATTTCCGAGATCGCACTGCGTGTCGGATTCCCTGACAGCAATTACTTTAGTCGACAGTTTCGGGCGGTGACCGGATCGTCCCCCAGCCAATACCGAGGCGCGATGGGTAATAATGGACGTTGA
- a CDS encoding RHS repeat-associated core domain-containing protein codes for MPGHFVPRGTWDPGEALLDGSTSGSDGGYPGSTSGSISSGTVTTGGSGSGGSGSGSSSPDAPVNDPLDDYTTYDWDNRSRLIKVSEFDGDDVLQEVHYLYDGLNRRVAKRITDYTPQGSESGTETQTFNSAEGVTTIEKFVHDGGHLLAVINGQGRVTEQLVHGPMVDQILAEERFDEAGARTVMFSAADHLGTVRDALTWQDGVDQVVRRIHTEFDAFGNEIQPISPTPEDWRSRFGYTGRDRDPETDLQYNRARYYDARTGSWISQDPIGFAAGDANLYRYVGNGVTGATDPTGLYDAGGHFLTTYIISQIISGDSLASAKLAYYSQLPDIIKDHEAVPQVMNAGKANATRSMSVTKTMAKDWWNAATGRPTITGQAGMLAYEEDSTIAYARQINGILHALHGTDDVQKWRTSLERFVAAGGNRSIQEVGYAIHTFGDTFAHTFISGNGNREAYGWWIGHGSVTPPLSVIDNNDMSGLEIAKDTGHVPDIIAYDYKNYEAYVDSLAPALSGYVGKPITKEMRAEIDEFLGNVKGLAADRQALGNNGKFLRDEMFKIAKEKHLPHLIGDDGSEFLPHLKFRQIVPAFQAPSQSQVEGYMDNIFGAVYPGKDSISFLIEAQRGQ; via the coding sequence GTGCCAGGTCATTTTGTTCCCCGCGGGACGTGGGACCCCGGCGAAGCCCTTCTCGATGGCTCGACATCAGGATCCGATGGCGGGTATCCCGGTTCCACGTCGGGATCGATTTCCAGCGGAACTGTGACGACTGGTGGCTCGGGGTCAGGCGGATCTGGCTCGGGTTCATCGTCACCTGATGCACCCGTCAATGATCCGCTGGATGACTACACGACGTACGATTGGGACAACCGCAGTCGTTTGATCAAAGTCTCGGAGTTTGACGGCGACGACGTGTTGCAGGAGGTACACTATCTGTACGATGGATTGAACCGTCGGGTCGCCAAGCGAATCACCGACTACACACCCCAGGGTTCAGAATCAGGCACTGAGACGCAGACTTTCAATTCGGCTGAAGGTGTAACGACCATCGAGAAATTTGTTCACGATGGTGGTCACTTGCTGGCGGTGATCAATGGGCAAGGACGTGTCACGGAGCAACTCGTACACGGACCGATGGTGGACCAGATCCTTGCGGAAGAGCGATTCGACGAAGCCGGCGCCAGGACCGTCATGTTTTCTGCGGCGGATCACCTGGGCACGGTGCGCGATGCACTGACGTGGCAGGACGGGGTGGACCAAGTGGTGCGTCGCATCCACACGGAGTTCGATGCCTTCGGCAACGAAATTCAACCGATATCGCCGACTCCCGAGGACTGGCGATCTCGATTCGGCTACACCGGTCGTGACCGCGACCCGGAAACGGACTTGCAGTACAACCGCGCCCGTTACTATGACGCCCGAACCGGCAGTTGGATCAGCCAAGACCCGATTGGCTTCGCCGCCGGTGATGCGAACTTGTATCGGTATGTGGGGAACGGGGTGACCGGAGCGACTGATCCGACAGGTCTCTATGATGCTGGCGGACACTTTCTGACCACGTACATCATTTCCCAAATAATTTCCGGGGACTCACTCGCATCAGCAAAACTCGCATACTATTCCCAACTTCCGGATATCATCAAGGACCACGAAGCCGTACCACAGGTAATGAATGCCGGCAAGGCGAACGCGACTCGATCGATGAGTGTCACCAAGACTATGGCGAAAGACTGGTGGAATGCGGCGACGGGAAGGCCTACCATTACCGGGCAAGCAGGAATGTTGGCGTATGAGGAGGATTCGACGATTGCTTACGCACGTCAAATCAACGGAATTCTACATGCCCTCCACGGAACCGATGATGTGCAAAAATGGCGCACGTCGTTGGAACGTTTTGTTGCTGCGGGAGGAAATCGCTCGATTCAAGAGGTAGGCTACGCAATTCATACGTTCGGCGACACGTTTGCTCACACCTTCATCAGTGGCAATGGCAACCGTGAAGCCTACGGATGGTGGATCGGACACGGCAGCGTTACGCCGCCGCTTAGCGTTATCGACAACAACGACATGAGCGGTTTGGAAATCGCTAAGGACACTGGGCACGTACCGGACATCATTGCGTACGACTATAAGAACTATGAGGCGTATGTAGACTCTTTGGCACCTGCCCTCAGTGGATACGTTGGAAAACCGATCACCAAAGAAATGCGAGCAGAAATCGATGAATTCCTAGGCAACGTCAAAGGACTTGCGGCTGATCGACAAGCACTTGGCAACAACGGCAAGTTCTTGAGAGACGAGATGTTCAAAATCGCGAAAGAAAAACACCTGCCGCACCTCATCGGCGATGACGGAAGTGAATTCCTGCCTCATCTCAAATTCCGCCAAATCGTTCCAGCGTTTCAGGCGCCCAGCCAGTCCCAGGTCGAGGGGTACATGGACAACATATTTGGTGCTGTTTATCCCGGTAAGGATTCCATCAGCTTCCTCATAGAGGCACAAAGGGGGCAGTAG
- a CDS encoding flagellar biosynthetic protein FliQ translates to MIDQSSAIDLCRSVMMIAILLAAPVMIVATVVGLLTGILQTLFQVQDQSISFVPKLIACTIVVVACMPWMFSRLIEFTQQTFLGSGF, encoded by the coding sequence ATGATTGATCAATCCAGTGCCATCGACCTTTGCCGCAGCGTGATGATGATCGCGATCCTGTTGGCCGCGCCCGTGATGATTGTGGCGACGGTGGTTGGATTGCTCACCGGGATTCTGCAGACCTTGTTCCAAGTTCAAGATCAGAGCATTTCGTTTGTCCCCAAGTTGATCGCATGCACGATCGTCGTTGTCGCGTGCATGCCGTGGATGTTTTCTCGTTTGATCGAGTTCACCCAGCAAACGTTTCTGGGCAGCGGATTCTGA
- a CDS encoding purine-cytosine permease family protein, which produces MSEENSDPSGSDSGGEFERERVPDSALLGSGKFWGMYAGEHAAGTEFMIGPLFLAAGASLQDLILGLLLGNLLAVLTWRFLVTPIAMAKRYTLYYQLERIAGGSLVKFYNLVNGLLFCFLAGAMVTVSASAVGVPFDIKFDVPESMFGLSNPAFTALVFIVGVVIALVAAGGYQRVARVANIAAPWMIAVFAACGIVAMGQMGATNWSSITEGKFWTDAVAFVQEKNGTETFGFWKIVVFAWLCNGAMHFGMADLSIFRFAKSKASGWAPSIGMFLGHYMAWIAAALLLAALIKTQSAMALGDDGKVVANPGLLAFQSLGWTGIICVVIAGWTTANPTIYRAGLAFQGILPKSSRTTMTLVAGAVATLAGAFPNLSAQLLGFVGTYGTVLGPMGAVICVDFYLLKRFGMRDEYAARHGQSVNVAVMLAWLLPVAVGLYLIFWQGLFAAYAVVPCWLACGVLYLLLSKVMQKPSNEAASNAQI; this is translated from the coding sequence ATGAGTGAAGAAAACTCGGATCCGAGCGGATCGGATTCAGGCGGTGAGTTTGAACGCGAACGCGTGCCAGATTCGGCGTTGTTGGGCTCGGGCAAGTTCTGGGGTATGTACGCGGGCGAGCATGCGGCGGGCACCGAGTTCATGATCGGCCCGTTGTTTCTGGCCGCCGGTGCGAGCTTGCAGGATTTGATCCTCGGTTTGTTGCTGGGAAACCTGTTGGCGGTGCTGACATGGCGATTCTTGGTCACCCCGATCGCGATGGCCAAACGGTACACGTTGTACTACCAGCTCGAACGCATCGCTGGTGGTTCTTTGGTCAAGTTTTACAACTTGGTCAACGGCTTGCTGTTCTGTTTTTTGGCCGGCGCGATGGTCACCGTCTCCGCTTCGGCAGTCGGCGTGCCGTTTGACATCAAGTTCGATGTGCCCGAATCAATGTTTGGGCTCAGCAATCCAGCTTTCACCGCGTTGGTGTTCATCGTCGGGGTGGTCATCGCATTGGTCGCCGCGGGTGGTTATCAGCGAGTGGCTCGCGTGGCCAACATTGCTGCGCCCTGGATGATCGCCGTATTCGCCGCGTGCGGAATCGTGGCCATGGGTCAGATGGGCGCGACGAATTGGTCGTCCATCACGGAAGGAAAATTCTGGACGGATGCGGTTGCTTTTGTGCAGGAAAAGAATGGCACGGAAACGTTCGGCTTTTGGAAGATTGTCGTTTTTGCTTGGCTGTGCAACGGCGCGATGCATTTCGGCATGGCGGACTTGTCGATCTTTCGTTTTGCCAAGAGCAAGGCGTCGGGATGGGCACCATCGATCGGCATGTTTTTGGGACACTACATGGCCTGGATCGCAGCAGCCCTGCTGTTGGCAGCGCTGATCAAGACTCAGTCTGCGATGGCTCTGGGAGACGATGGCAAGGTTGTCGCCAATCCAGGTCTGTTGGCATTTCAATCACTCGGTTGGACGGGCATCATCTGCGTGGTGATCGCGGGATGGACGACGGCGAATCCGACGATCTATCGTGCCGGTTTGGCTTTCCAAGGCATCTTGCCCAAGAGTTCGCGAACGACGATGACGTTGGTCGCTGGAGCGGTTGCGACGCTCGCAGGCGCTTTCCCCAATCTCTCGGCGCAGTTGCTCGGGTTTGTGGGAACATATGGGACAGTCTTGGGTCCGATGGGCGCGGTCATCTGCGTGGATTTCTACTTGTTGAAAAGGTTTGGCATGCGTGACGAGTACGCAGCGCGCCATGGGCAATCCGTCAACGTCGCTGTGATGTTGGCTTGGCTGTTGCCCGTCGCCGTCGGGTTGTACTTGATCTTTTGGCAAGGATTGTTCGCAGCCTATGCCGTCGTCCCCTGCTGGCTCGCGTGTGGCGTGCTGTACTTGCTGCTCAGCAAGGTGATGCAGAAACCGTCGAACGAAGCCGCGTCCAACGCACAAATTTGA
- a CDS encoding RNA polymerase sigma factor: protein MTDVQPAESTSTNLLERLIVRDSQAWGRFAAIYTPLVFRWAKGSGLQSADVADVTQDVFRVVATKLQSFERTTSKQGSFRRWLWGITRNILRQHFDANSKTAQGTGGTTAHRLITAVPDYLESDEPPHDADAEKSLVHRALKAIEGDFQPHTWKAFWRMTVEQQSANEIADSLGMTPRAVRQAKYRVLSRLREELLQ from the coding sequence ATGACTGACGTTCAACCCGCCGAATCGACTTCCACCAACCTGCTGGAGCGGTTGATCGTACGAGACTCCCAGGCATGGGGTCGGTTCGCGGCGATCTACACGCCGCTGGTGTTTCGCTGGGCCAAAGGAAGCGGGCTGCAGTCGGCGGATGTCGCGGATGTCACTCAAGACGTTTTTCGCGTGGTTGCGACCAAGTTGCAATCTTTTGAGCGGACCACATCCAAACAGGGATCGTTCCGCAGATGGCTATGGGGAATCACGCGAAACATCCTGCGTCAACACTTTGATGCCAACTCCAAGACCGCGCAAGGCACCGGCGGTACGACAGCCCACCGATTGATCACTGCTGTCCCCGACTACCTGGAATCCGACGAACCGCCACACGATGCAGATGCGGAAAAGAGCTTGGTTCATCGAGCCCTCAAAGCGATCGAAGGTGACTTTCAGCCGCACACCTGGAAAGCCTTTTGGCGAATGACGGTTGAACAGCAATCCGCCAACGAAATTGCGGATTCCTTGGGAATGACTCCTCGGGCAGTGCGACAAGCCAAGTATCGAGTGTTGAGCCGCTTGCGTGAAGAATTACTACAGTGA